From the Quercus lobata isolate SW786 chromosome 6, ValleyOak3.0 Primary Assembly, whole genome shotgun sequence genome, one window contains:
- the LOC115950828 gene encoding tubulin-folding cofactor C encodes MENEEEVLATSNEPLDPNLHKKHISMIERLSNRHQTRLDNSLARQSESDSSSSSIATATTTASFLSRFSDSKCSIDSQLAQSRLTDPAQLRSHLDGISASISDLEKLVAESSYFLPSYEVRSSLKTISDLKQTLENLNSELIPKKKFSFKNKASKQDRGRSVSDSKQTAPENAASFSVSLEKLSFQVRDSPGLRNKNGETLVKNFKGSEVGEFTVSDLDSCEVRLIGSVRALFVHRLKNCRVYAGPVTGSILIEGAEDCVFVMASHQIRIHNAKGTDFYLRVRSRPIIEDSTGVRFAPYCLSYEGIEEDLREASLNEETGNWGNVDDFKWLRAVQSPNWSVLPENERVGMVQISNSGDGIEGN; translated from the coding sequence atgGAAAACGAAGAAGAAGTACTCGCAACCTCAAACGAACCCCTAGACCCTAACCTCCACAAGAAGCACATCTCAATGATCGAGCGCCTCTCCAACCGCCACCAAACTCGCCTCGACAACTCACTCGCTCGCCAATCCGAGTCCGACTCGTCATCCTCCTCCAtcgccaccgccaccaccaccgccTCTTTCCTCTCCCGCTTCTCCGACTCCAAGTGCTCCATCGACTCCCAACTCGCCCAGTCCCGGCTCACCGATCCCGCTCAACTCAGATCTCACCTCGACGGCATCTCCGCCTCCATTTCCGACCTCGAAAAGCTCGTCGCCGAGTCCTCCTACTTCTTGCCCTCCTACGAAGTCCGCTCCTCTCTCAAAACCATCTCCGATCTCAAACAAACCCTTGAGAATCTCAACTCCGAGCTCATTcccaagaagaaattctctTTCAAGAACAAAGCCTCCAAGCAAGACCGAGGCCGATCAGTCTCCGATTCAAAACAAACCGCGCCGGAAAATGCCGCTTCGTTTTCAGTTTCCCTCGAGAAATTGAGTTTCCAGGTGAGAGATTCGCCCGGTTTGAGAAACAAAAACGGCGAGACTTTGGTGAAGAATTTCAAAGGCTCCGAGGTTGGGGAATTCACGGTTTCGGATCTCGATTCTTGCGAAGTGAGACTGATTGGTTCAGTGAGAGCATTATTTGTTCATAGGCTGAAGAATTGTAGGGTTTATGCTGGGCCTGTAACAGGCTCCATTCTGATCGAGGGGGCTGAGGATTGTGTGTTTGTAATGGCGTCGCATCAAATTCGGATCCACAATGCGAAGGGAACCGATTTTTATTTGAGAGTGAGGAGTAGGCCGATAATTGAGGATAGTACTGGGGTGAGGTTTGCGCCATATTGTTTGAGCTATGAAGGGATTGAGGAGGACTTGAGGGAAGCGAGTCTCAATGAGGAAACGGGGAATTGGGGCAATGTAGATGATTTCAAGTGGTTGCGTGCAGTGCAGTCACCGAATTGGTCGGTTTTGCCGGAGAATGAGAGGGTTGGGATGGTACAAATTTCGAATTCGGGTGATGGAATTGAAGGAAATTAG